In Camelus bactrianus isolate YW-2024 breed Bactrian camel chromosome 18, ASM4877302v1, whole genome shotgun sequence, one DNA window encodes the following:
- the LOC123615279 gene encoding LOW QUALITY PROTEIN: olfactory receptor 2C1 (The sequence of the model RefSeq protein was modified relative to this genomic sequence to represent the inferred CDS: inserted 1 base in 1 codon), whose translation MERANSSSLEGSILLGVSDHPQLEMIFFVIILFSYLLTVVGNSTIILLSSLDVQLHTPMYFFLSNLSSLDLAFTTSSVPQMLINLWGSDKTISYGGCVTQLYVFLWLGATECILLVVMAFDRYVAVCRPLHYATIVNPRLCWLLAAIAWLGGLGNSVIQSTFTLQLPLCGHRRVDNFLCEVPAMIKLACGDTSLNEAVLNGVCTFFTAVPLSIILISYCYIAQAVLKIRSAEGRRKAFNTCLSHLVVVLLFYGSXMYGYLLPAKSSNQDQGKFISLFYSVVTPTVNPLTYMLGNKEVKGALRRLLGRGREIS comes from the exons ATGGAAAGGGCCAACAGCAGCTCCCTGGAGGGCTCCATTCTGTTGGGTGTGTCTGACCATCCCCAGCTGGAGATGATCTTTTTTGTCATCATCCTCTTCTCCTACTTGCTGACCGTAGTTGGGAACTCAACCATCATCCTGCTTTCCAGCCTGGATGTCCAGCTCCACacacccatgtacttcttcctcagcAACCTCTCCTCCCTGGACCTTGCCTTTACTACTAGCTCTGTCCCCCAGATGCTAATCAACTTATGGGGATCAGACAAGACCATCAGCTATGGTGGCTGTGTGACCCAactctatgttttcctctggctAGGGGCTACTGAGTGCATCCTGCTGGTGGTGATGGCGTTTGACCGCTACGTCGCAGTGTGCCGGCCCCTGCACTATGCCACCATTGTGAACCCTCGGctctgctggctgctggctgccaTTGCCTGGTTAGGGGGCTTGGGCAACTCTGTGATCCAGTCAACATTCACCCTGCAGCTCCCTCTGTGTGGGCATCGGCGTGTGGACAACTTCCTGTGTGAGGTGCCTGCTATGATCAAACTGGCCTGTGGAGACACAAGTCTCAATGAAGCCGTGCTCAACGGTGTCTGCACCTTCTTCACGGCTGTCCCACTAAGCATCATCCTGATCTCCTACTGCTACATAGCTCAGGCAGTGCTGAAGATCCGCTCGGCCGAGGGACGGAGAAAGGCCTTTAACACGTGCCTCTCCCATCTGGTGGTGGTGCTGCTCTTCTACGGCT GCATGTATGGGTATCTGCTTCCAGCTAAGTCCAGCAACCAGGACCAGGGCaaattcatttctctcttctACTCTGTGGTCACACCCACGGTGAACCCTCTCACCTACATGCTGGGGAACAAGGAGGTGAAGGGGGCACTGAGGAggctgctggggaggggaagggaaatcAGCTGA
- the LOC105064806 gene encoding zinc finger protein 75D isoform X1: MMTVDLKVAVHKLGEEAVFLGETAEAPGFKLKPAESQPLGMSQDEEFWNTHQGLQEPLSRNTHKETEPICERAVPAHQILASPEQTDTKDWTVAPEFFLSESQSLLTFEEVAIYFSQEEWELLDPTQKALYGDVMQETYETVISLALFVVPKPKVISCLEHGEEPWIQRPPEFKDSPGELLTERKLKNDTEKHQPICLSELEIQAPGDVVSKKARVNVPQKTTGKENHGDVNRVGNWHQDFPMKERKKLSNWWEEELLKLMELHQKERAGEKPFKCQECGKSFRVSADLIKHQRIHTEEKPYKCQQCSKRFRWKSDLNKHLTTHQGIKPYKCSWCGKSFSQNSHLHTHQRTHTGEKPFTCHECGKKFSQNSHLIKHRRTHL; encoded by the exons ATGATGACAGTAGATCTGAAG GTTGCAGTCCACAAGCTGGGAGAGGAAGCAGTGTTCTTGGGAGAAACAGCAGAGGCCCCAGGCTTCAAGCTGAAGCCAGCAGAGTCGCAGCCACTGGGCATGTCCCAGGATGAAGAATTTTGGAATACACACCAGGGTCTACAGGAACCACTGAGCAGAAATACTCACAAAGAAACTGAGCCCATATGTGAGAGGG CTGTGCCCGCTCACCAGATCCTAGCCTCTCCTGAGCAGACAGACACCAAGGACTGGACTGTGGCACCTGAGTTCTTCTTGTCTGAGTCCCAG agCTTGTTGACATTTGAAGAAGTGGCCATATATTTTTCCCAGGAAGAATGGGAATTACTGGATCCCACTCAGAAGGCCCTCTACGGTGATGTAATGCAAGAAACCTATGAGACTGTCATCTCTCTAG cattatttgtggTCCCCAAACCTAAAGTGATCTCCTGTCTAGAGCACGGGGAAGAGCCATGGATTCAAAGACCCCCAGAGTTCAAGGACAGTCCTGGAGAACTCCTTACAG AGAGAAAGCTGAAAAATGACACTGAAAAACATCAGCCTAtatgtctttctgaattagaaaTACAAGCACCAGGAGACGTAGTATCAAAAAAAGCGAGAGTGAATGTTCCGCAAAAAACAACAGGCAAAGAGAATCATGGTGATGTGAACAGGGTCGGGAATTGGCACCAAGATTTTccaatgaaggaaagaaagaaactttcaaACTGGTGGGAAGAAGAGCTGCTGAAACTTATGGAGCTTCACCAGAAAGAACGTGCAGGGGAGAAACCTTTTAAATGCCAGGAATGTGGGAAAAGCTTCAGAGTTAGCGCTGACCTTATTAAGCACCAAAGAATTCACACTGAAGAGAAACCATATAAATGTCAACAGTGTAGTAAGAGGTTTAGATGGAAGTCAGATCTTAATAAGCACTTAACAACACACCAAGGAATAAAACCGTATAAATGCTCATGGTGTGGGAAAAGCTTCAGTCAAAATTCACATCTACACACACACCAAAGAAcacacactggagagaagcccttTACATGTCATGAATGTGGGAAAAAATTCAGCCAGAATTCCCACCTTATTAAACACCGGAGAACTCATCTGTAG
- the LOC105064806 gene encoding zinc finger protein 75A isoform X2 translates to MSQDEEFWNTHQGLQEPLSRNTHKETEPICERAVPAHQILASPEQTDTKDWTVAPEFFLSESQSLLTFEEVAIYFSQEEWELLDPTQKALYGDVMQETYETVISLALFVVPKPKVISCLEHGEEPWIQRPPEFKDSPGELLTERKLKNDTEKHQPICLSELEIQAPGDVVSKKARVNVPQKTTGKENHGDVNRVGNWHQDFPMKERKKLSNWWEEELLKLMELHQKERAGEKPFKCQECGKSFRVSADLIKHQRIHTEEKPYKCQQCSKRFRWKSDLNKHLTTHQGIKPYKCSWCGKSFSQNSHLHTHQRTHTGEKPFTCHECGKKFSQNSHLIKHRRTHL, encoded by the exons ATGTCCCAGGATGAAGAATTTTGGAATACACACCAGGGTCTACAGGAACCACTGAGCAGAAATACTCACAAAGAAACTGAGCCCATATGTGAGAGGG CTGTGCCCGCTCACCAGATCCTAGCCTCTCCTGAGCAGACAGACACCAAGGACTGGACTGTGGCACCTGAGTTCTTCTTGTCTGAGTCCCAG agCTTGTTGACATTTGAAGAAGTGGCCATATATTTTTCCCAGGAAGAATGGGAATTACTGGATCCCACTCAGAAGGCCCTCTACGGTGATGTAATGCAAGAAACCTATGAGACTGTCATCTCTCTAG cattatttgtggTCCCCAAACCTAAAGTGATCTCCTGTCTAGAGCACGGGGAAGAGCCATGGATTCAAAGACCCCCAGAGTTCAAGGACAGTCCTGGAGAACTCCTTACAG AGAGAAAGCTGAAAAATGACACTGAAAAACATCAGCCTAtatgtctttctgaattagaaaTACAAGCACCAGGAGACGTAGTATCAAAAAAAGCGAGAGTGAATGTTCCGCAAAAAACAACAGGCAAAGAGAATCATGGTGATGTGAACAGGGTCGGGAATTGGCACCAAGATTTTccaatgaaggaaagaaagaaactttcaaACTGGTGGGAAGAAGAGCTGCTGAAACTTATGGAGCTTCACCAGAAAGAACGTGCAGGGGAGAAACCTTTTAAATGCCAGGAATGTGGGAAAAGCTTCAGAGTTAGCGCTGACCTTATTAAGCACCAAAGAATTCACACTGAAGAGAAACCATATAAATGTCAACAGTGTAGTAAGAGGTTTAGATGGAAGTCAGATCTTAATAAGCACTTAACAACACACCAAGGAATAAAACCGTATAAATGCTCATGGTGTGGGAAAAGCTTCAGTCAAAATTCACATCTACACACACACCAAAGAAcacacactggagagaagcccttTACATGTCATGAATGTGGGAAAAAATTCAGCCAGAATTCCCACCTTATTAAACACCGGAGAACTCATCTGTAG